GATTTTAAGTCTTCTGTATATGGATGAAGATCGTTATATAAGTCTTTATTTGCTGATATTGTAACCAAAGCATCAAGGGGATGTCCTATAAGTTTTGCGGTTCTGGCCTGCTCCAGGGCCTTTGTCACCTCGCCGCGAACTTTAAGCAGGAGCCCCCATTTTTGGGCCAGTTCTTCATCCTTTAGTTCCTCATTTACAACCGGCAGGGATGCCAGATGAATGCTTGTTTCCTTGTCTTTCCGCTCCGGCATATATGCCCAGATTTCTTCCGCGGTAAAGGAAAGAATAGGAGCCATAAGCTTTGCAATAGAATCAATTATAATATGGATGACGGTCTGGGCGCTTCTTCTTTGCGCGGATTGGGGATGGAATGTGTATAGTCTGTCCTTTAAAATATCGAGATAAAAAGCTGAAAGATCAAGGGTGCAATAATTATAAAGCCTGTGGTAGATAACATGAAATTCAAAGTTTTCATAGGCTTGCAGTGTTTCCTCGATTAATTTCTGAAGTCTGTGCAGGGCATATCTGTCGATCTCCGGCATTGATTTATATGAAACAGAGTCTTTCCCCGGGTCAAAATCATAAAGGTTGCTGAGCATAAATCTGCTTGTGTTTCTGATCTTCTTGTATGCATCGCTTAATTGTTTTAAAATACTTTCGGAAATACGTATATCCTCTTTGTAGTCGGATGCAGAAACCCAGAGACGGAGAATTTCCGCTCCGTACTGGCTGATAATTTTTTCCGGGGCTATAACATTTCCAATAGACTTGGACATCTTTTTCCCTTTTGCATCAACCACAAATCCATGGGTCAATACAGATTTATATGGCGCAGCCCCTCTTGTGCCTACAGCCGTTAGCAGAGAGCTGTGAAACCATCCCCTGTGCTGATCGCTTCCTTCAAGATAAAGATCCGCAGGCCATTTTAAATCAGAACGCTGTTCAAGAACCGCTGCATGACTGACCCCTGAGTCAAACCATACATCCAGTATATCGGTCTCTTTTATAAAAGCATCATTTCCGCATTTGCCGCACACAGCATCATGCGGCATAAGATCTTTTGCATCTTTTTCAAACCATATATCTGCGCCATGCTCTTTAAACAGCGCATACACATGATCGATTATTTCCTGGTTAATGTATATTTCCCCGCATTTATCACAGTAAAATATCGCAATGGGAACCCCCCAGGCACGCTGCCTTGAAACGCACCAGTCAGGCCGGTTTTCTATCATCCCATAAATCCTGTCTCTGCCCCAGCGCGGTATCCAGTTTACCCTGTCTATCTCATCAAGCGCCTTTTCCCTCAAACCTGTACTGTCCATAGGGATAAACCACTGGGGTGTGGCGCGAAAAATAACCGGCTTCTTGCAGCGCCAGCAATGCGGATAAGAATGCTTTATTGTTTCATCCTTAATTAAAGCTCCGGTCTCCCTGAGCCTGGCAATAATTTCTCTGTCGGCTTTAAATACAAACTGGCCATTGAAAAATTCAACATCATCGGTAAAACAACCTTTGTCATCCACCGGAGAATAGACATCCAATCCATATAAAAGACCTGCCTCATAATCTTCCTGTCCATGGCCAGGGGCAGTATGAACGCAACCTGTACCCGCATCAAGCGTTACGTGAGAGCCGAGAATAATCATGGATTCACGGTTATACAAAGGATGAAAACATTGCTTGCCTTCGAGCGTACCAGCATCAATTTCAGCAAGAATGGAAAAGTCGGGCAAACCAAAGCTCTTCATGCAATCTTCGACAAGGTCTGCGGCTAAAATAAATACTTCCCCCTCTCCTGTATCAACTGCAGCATAAACAAAAGCAGGATGCAGAGCCACTGCCAGATTTGCCGGAATAGTCCAGGGGGTAGTTGTCCATATAACAACAAAAACCTTTTTGTCTGCCAAAACCGGAATTTCCAAACCAAGATTATCCTTTAATGCGAATTTGACGAAAATCGAGGGCGACGGCTCATCCTTATATTCTATTTCAGCTTCGGCAAGGGCTGTCTTGCAACTGCAGCACCAGTAAATAGGCTTTTTGCTTCTGACAAGGCTGTTTTCAAGCGCAAACTTCCCGCATTCCCGCGCTATTATGGCTTCGTATTCATAGTCCATTGTCAGATAAGGATTCTCCC
This is a stretch of genomic DNA from Anaerolineae bacterium. It encodes these proteins:
- the ileS gene encoding isoleucine--tRNA ligase; its protein translation is MDYKKTLNLPVTKFPMKASLVKHEPEQLAVWEESCLYDKIRTESKGRESFILHDGPPYANGNIHMGTALNKILKDIIIRSKQMSGFNAVYVPGWDCHGLPIEHNVDKELGLKKKEISHGEFRKLCRSYAEKYVDIQREEFKRLGVMGEWENPYLTMDYEYEAIIARECGKFALENSLVRSKKPIYWCCSCKTALAEAEIEYKDEPSPSIFVKFALKDNLGLEIPVLADKKVFVVIWTTTPWTIPANLAVALHPAFVYAAVDTGEGEVFILAADLVEDCMKSFGLPDFSILAEIDAGTLEGKQCFHPLYNRESMIILGSHVTLDAGTGCVHTAPGHGQEDYEAGLLYGLDVYSPVDDKGCFTDDVEFFNGQFVFKADREIIARLRETGALIKDETIKHSYPHCWRCKKPVIFRATPQWFIPMDSTGLREKALDEIDRVNWIPRWGRDRIYGMIENRPDWCVSRQRAWGVPIAIFYCDKCGEIYINQEIIDHVYALFKEHGADIWFEKDAKDLMPHDAVCGKCGNDAFIKETDILDVWFDSGVSHAAVLEQRSDLKWPADLYLEGSDQHRGWFHSSLLTAVGTRGAAPYKSVLTHGFVVDAKGKKMSKSIGNVIAPEKIISQYGAEILRLWVSASDYKEDIRISESILKQLSDAYKKIRNTSRFMLSNLYDFDPGKDSVSYKSMPEIDRYALHRLQKLIEETLQAYENFEFHVIYHRLYNYCTLDLSAFYLDILKDRLYTFHPQSAQRRSAQTVIHIIIDSIAKLMAPILSFTAEEIWAYMPERKDKETSIHLASLPVVNEELKDEELAQKWGLLLKVRGEVTKALEQARTAKLIGHPLDALVTISANKDLYNDLHPYTEDLKSIFIVSQASLVKEETLSNAYESNDIEGLLILVEPAAGDKCERCWVHDTSVGTSPEHPTICNRCEENIKGLSY